Proteins co-encoded in one Thermoplasmata archaeon genomic window:
- the uvrA gene encoding excinuclease ABC subunit UvrA: MLGPTGAIRIRGARQHNLKDVSLDLPRGKFVCITGVSGSGKSSLAFDTLYAEGQRRYIESLSSYARQFLGQMDKPDVDSIEGLSPAIAIEQRAGSRNPRSTVGTVTEIYDYLRLLFARVGVPHCPNDGHEIAPQSVDRIAGSVAARAVGERIDLIAPVVRSMKGEHKEVLERLRRDGYRRFVIDGVEVKLPGPEIRLEKNKKHTIEVIVDGFEVGPSEESRLAESVALARELGDGLVIVRRPGGARETFSSRRACPECGFSIEELTPRMFSFNNPFGACPECLGIGATLHADPDRIVPDKDKPLARAIAVWGLTPDRRGLETFAGLFGHDLKRPIRELSEKGWKALMYGSERSLGWTSRGPGHWWGTGWLREGLVAAVERRWRTTKSEGAKEYYLGFLSFTPCRRCGGRRLKPESLAVTVEGRSIADVASMTVLDAARLFRDLPLSERDEQIVGQVVREIRARLGFLENVGLTYLTLDRGSGTLSGGEAERIALATQIGSGLVGVLYILDEPSIGLHPRDHARLLATLKTLRDLGNTVLVVEHDEATMRAADWLVDLGPGAGIHGGEVLYSGPPDRIGLAARSLTAQFLAGRRTIAVPERRASPTDRALTVYGPREHNLKGDPIRIPLGLFVALSGVSGSGKSTVLEEIVYKAVRRHLGLGRESPGRHDYIEGIDEIDRVLLIDQSPIGRTPRSNPATYTGVMTPIRELFASLPEATARGFAPGRFSFNVAGGRCEACEGDGVLRYEMHFLPDVYIACEECGGRRFNEETLQVTFKGKTIADVLAMTVDEALRFFEHHRRIAARLRLLAEVGLGYIHLGQSATTLSGGEAQRIKIAYELAKPPTGKTLYLLDEPTTGLHFADVERLLQVLFRLRSGGNTVVVIEHNMEVLKSADWLIDLGPEGGDAGGRVVAQGTPEAVARAPGSHTGRFLIPALGGAAPLARARAR, from the coding sequence ATGCTCGGACCGACCGGGGCGATCCGCATCCGCGGGGCCCGCCAGCACAACCTCAAGGACGTCTCCCTCGACCTGCCCCGCGGCAAGTTCGTCTGCATCACCGGAGTGAGCGGCTCGGGCAAGTCGTCGCTCGCCTTCGACACGCTCTACGCCGAGGGCCAGCGTCGGTACATCGAGAGCCTCTCCTCCTACGCCCGCCAGTTCCTCGGCCAGATGGACAAGCCCGACGTCGACTCGATCGAGGGCCTCTCTCCCGCGATCGCGATCGAGCAGCGGGCCGGCAGCCGCAACCCCCGCTCGACGGTCGGGACGGTGACCGAGATCTACGATTACCTTCGGCTCCTCTTCGCGCGGGTCGGCGTCCCGCACTGCCCGAACGACGGCCACGAGATCGCACCGCAGTCGGTCGACCGGATCGCGGGGAGCGTCGCGGCGCGCGCGGTAGGCGAGCGCATCGACCTGATCGCGCCGGTGGTGCGGTCGATGAAGGGCGAGCACAAGGAGGTGCTCGAGCGCCTGCGACGGGACGGCTACCGCCGGTTCGTGATCGATGGGGTCGAGGTGAAGCTGCCGGGCCCGGAGATCCGCCTCGAGAAGAACAAGAAGCACACGATCGAGGTGATCGTGGACGGCTTCGAGGTCGGGCCGTCCGAGGAGAGTCGCCTCGCGGAATCGGTCGCGCTCGCCCGGGAACTCGGCGACGGGCTCGTGATCGTCCGGCGCCCCGGCGGGGCCCGCGAGACATTCTCGAGCCGGCGGGCGTGCCCGGAGTGCGGGTTCTCGATCGAGGAGCTCACGCCGCGGATGTTCTCGTTCAACAACCCGTTCGGTGCCTGCCCCGAGTGCCTCGGCATCGGGGCGACCCTGCACGCCGACCCCGATCGGATCGTGCCGGACAAGGACAAGCCCCTCGCGCGCGCGATCGCGGTCTGGGGGCTCACGCCGGATCGCCGCGGCCTCGAGACGTTCGCCGGCCTTTTCGGCCATGACCTGAAGCGGCCGATCCGGGAGCTCTCGGAGAAGGGCTGGAAGGCTCTGATGTACGGCTCCGAGCGCAGCCTCGGCTGGACGAGCCGGGGCCCGGGCCATTGGTGGGGCACGGGCTGGCTGCGCGAGGGGCTCGTCGCGGCGGTCGAGCGGCGCTGGCGGACCACGAAGAGCGAGGGGGCGAAGGAGTACTACCTCGGGTTCCTCTCGTTCACCCCCTGCCGCCGGTGCGGCGGCCGCCGGCTCAAGCCGGAGAGCCTCGCGGTCACGGTCGAAGGTCGTTCGATCGCCGACGTCGCGTCGATGACGGTGCTCGACGCGGCGCGGCTGTTCCGCGACCTTCCCCTGAGCGAGCGCGACGAGCAGATCGTCGGCCAGGTCGTGAGGGAGATCCGCGCCCGGCTCGGGTTCCTCGAGAACGTGGGACTCACCTACCTCACGCTCGACCGCGGTTCGGGCACGCTCTCGGGCGGCGAGGCCGAGCGGATCGCGCTCGCGACCCAGATCGGCTCGGGGCTCGTCGGCGTCCTCTACATCCTCGACGAGCCGTCGATCGGTCTTCATCCCCGCGACCACGCGCGGCTGCTGGCGACGTTGAAGACGCTGCGGGACCTCGGCAACACCGTCCTCGTCGTGGAGCACGACGAAGCGACGATGCGGGCCGCCGACTGGCTCGTCGACCTCGGGCCCGGCGCGGGGATCCACGGCGGCGAGGTGCTCTACTCGGGCCCGCCGGATCGCATCGGGCTCGCAGCGCGCTCGCTGACCGCGCAGTTCCTCGCCGGCCGTCGGACGATCGCGGTGCCGGAGCGCCGAGCGAGCCCGACCGATCGCGCGCTGACGGTCTACGGTCCGCGCGAGCACAACTTAAAGGGCGACCCGATCCGCATCCCGCTCGGTCTCTTCGTCGCCCTGTCCGGCGTCTCGGGGAGCGGCAAGTCCACGGTGCTCGAGGAGATCGTCTACAAGGCGGTCCGGCGCCACCTCGGGCTCGGCCGCGAGAGCCCCGGCCGCCACGACTACATCGAAGGGATCGACGAGATCGACCGGGTCCTGCTCATCGACCAGTCCCCCATCGGCCGGACCCCGCGCAGCAATCCCGCGACCTACACGGGCGTCATGACGCCGATCCGCGAGCTGTTCGCGAGCCTGCCCGAGGCCACGGCCCGCGGCTTCGCGCCGGGACGGTTCAGCTTCAACGTCGCCGGTGGGCGCTGCGAGGCCTGCGAGGGCGACGGCGTCCTGCGATACGAGATGCACTTCCTCCCCGACGTCTACATCGCCTGCGAGGAGTGCGGCGGTCGGCGGTTCAACGAGGAGACTCTCCAGGTCACGTTCAAGGGCAAGACGATCGCCGACGTGCTCGCGATGACCGTGGACGAAGCGCTCCGGTTCTTCGAGCACCACCGGCGCATCGCCGCGCGCCTACGCCTGCTCGCGGAGGTGGGCCTCGGCTACATCCACCTCGGCCAGAGCGCGACGACCCTCTCGGGAGGGGAGGCCCAGCGGATCAAGATCGCCTACGAGCTCGCCAAGCCGCCGACCGGCAAGACCCTCTACCTGCTCGACGAACCGACGACCGGCCTGCACTTCGCCGACGTCGAACGCCTCCTCCAGGTCCTGTTCCGGCTGCGCTCGGGCGGCAACACGGTGGTCGTGATCGAGCACAACATGGAGGTCCTCAAGTCGGCCGACTGGCTCATCGACCTCGGACCGGAGGGCGGGGACGCCGGCGGCCGCGTCGTCGCGCAAGGGACGCCCGAGGCGGTCGCTCGCGCTCCCGGCTCGCACACCGGCCGATTCCTCATTCCGGCGCTCGGGGGCGCGGCACCGCTCGCCCGGGCGCGCGCCCGATGA
- a CDS encoding creatininase family protein has protein sequence MTVSRRLLELDSRTFERRLASNPLVIVPVGALEAHGPHLPLGADQIQAEATADALAERVDALVAPTIAYGSAPGARRFPGTVSLSIAQLEGHAAGVLAELARTGVRRILVLSGHAERGHMAALREAADEAMRAYPATRIAVLSDYDFVYELRGRLAPESDGHAGRLETSRVLALAPATVGPQRPVVANRRSPFLPGPGSESEWPESVIGDTTGASAELGTRVQAHVLDRLTETVRSLLPA, from the coding sequence GTGACGGTGTCGCGCCGCCTGCTCGAGCTCGATTCGCGGACGTTCGAGCGTCGCCTGGCCTCGAACCCGCTCGTAATCGTGCCGGTCGGTGCCCTCGAGGCGCACGGTCCGCACCTACCGCTCGGGGCCGACCAGATCCAGGCGGAAGCGACGGCGGACGCGCTCGCCGAGCGCGTCGACGCCCTCGTCGCCCCGACGATCGCCTACGGCTCCGCGCCCGGCGCGCGCCGCTTTCCCGGGACGGTCTCGCTGTCGATCGCCCAGCTCGAGGGCCACGCGGCCGGCGTGCTCGCCGAGCTCGCTCGCACCGGCGTGCGACGGATCCTCGTCCTGAGCGGCCACGCCGAGCGCGGCCACATGGCGGCGCTGCGCGAGGCGGCGGACGAGGCGATGCGCGCGTACCCCGCGACCCGGATCGCGGTCCTCTCCGACTACGACTTCGTCTACGAGCTGCGGGGACGCCTCGCGCCCGAGAGCGACGGGCACGCCGGCCGGCTCGAGACCTCCAGAGTACTCGCGCTCGCGCCGGCGACGGTCGGTCCGCAGCGGCCGGTCGTCGCGAACCGTCGCAGCCCGTTCCTGCCGGGTCCGGGCTCGGAGAGCGAGTGGCCCGAGAGCGTGATCGGCGACACCACCGGCGCCTCGGCGGAGCTCGGGACCCGGGTGCAGGCCCACGTGCTCGACCGCCTCACCGAGACCGTTCGCTCGCTGCTGCCGGCGTAG
- a CDS encoding DNA topoisomerase I, with product MAPTRTLVVAEKFNTALRIAVVLSDGRMKRSRIAGTNVFEFERADGPYAVVGLRGHIVELDYPDEFREWSLGTLPRLLETPPLKRVTEGGIVSALQSIVPGFDRLIIATDFDREGELIGLECLELLQRVHPTIRVERARYSALTREEIERSFSHLQTLDQALAEAAAARQEIDLLWGAVLTRYLSLTAGQRGRSFLSAGRVQTPTLALLVERDQAIKEFVPSPFWEIHAEGEEGGTPFPLRHAHGLWEKKDDAEAVFARVRGATEGEVTAFREEATRRRPPPPFSTTLFVAEATRLGLGAALAMRIAEDLYTQGLISYPRTDNTVYPRSLGLRSLVEKFRDGPFGEAAEFVLGQPSFRPSRGRTETTDHPPIYPTAAVDPKKLRPDHARVYELVVRRFLATVAPDALGIARHAEIRIAGEPFEGKGQQLTDPGWYRVYPYSQPEESAMPTLVTGRTVRIVRIELVQDQTKPPRRFSQGSLIQEMERLGLGTKSTRHDVLQKLFDRHYVSQRQLEPTSTGIAVTEALRAHAPVITRPEMTHRLEEDMELVAESKKPKAEVIEESREMLREAHALLAANAPGVKETLSGALDRQHFVGPCPRCGGALLLQRSPRGSRWIQCANNPASCPVTYALPNAGFVEPAPEFLCGVCKAPRLKITFRGQRPELYCVNPECAEHHRAFRIGTCPVSRHPLEIRYSFLGKRFVGCTGYPDCRVTYPLPQRGRLDKDHPPCPTCGAPVVTAIEAGRPPWTLCINPECPTRAKEPAARGAKKAAAPAPAAGRRTRAAGAPRRRAASRGAARAKRPASADAVPAAGSVPAPP from the coding sequence GTGGCTCCCACCCGGACCCTGGTGGTCGCGGAGAAGTTCAACACGGCCCTGCGGATCGCGGTCGTGCTCTCCGATGGCCGGATGAAGCGCTCGCGCATCGCGGGCACGAACGTCTTCGAGTTCGAGCGCGCCGACGGCCCGTACGCGGTGGTCGGGCTTCGCGGTCACATCGTCGAGCTCGACTATCCGGATGAGTTCCGCGAGTGGTCGCTCGGGACGCTCCCGCGGCTCCTCGAGACGCCGCCCCTCAAGCGCGTGACCGAGGGCGGCATCGTCTCGGCGCTCCAGTCGATCGTGCCGGGCTTCGACCGGTTGATCATCGCGACGGACTTCGACCGCGAGGGGGAGCTGATCGGCCTCGAGTGCCTCGAGCTCCTCCAGCGGGTGCATCCGACGATCCGCGTCGAGCGGGCCCGGTACAGCGCGCTCACGCGCGAGGAGATCGAACGCAGCTTCTCCCACCTCCAGACGCTCGACCAGGCCCTCGCGGAGGCCGCGGCCGCGCGCCAGGAGATCGACCTGCTCTGGGGCGCCGTGCTCACCCGGTACCTGTCGCTGACCGCCGGCCAGCGCGGACGGAGTTTCCTGTCCGCCGGTCGCGTCCAGACCCCGACTCTCGCGTTGCTCGTGGAGCGCGATCAGGCGATCAAGGAGTTCGTTCCTAGCCCGTTCTGGGAGATCCACGCCGAGGGCGAGGAGGGCGGTACGCCCTTCCCGCTCCGGCACGCCCACGGACTCTGGGAAAAGAAGGACGACGCCGAGGCGGTCTTCGCGCGCGTGCGCGGCGCGACGGAAGGCGAGGTCACCGCCTTCCGCGAGGAGGCGACGCGGCGGCGCCCCCCGCCCCCGTTCTCCACGACCCTGTTCGTGGCCGAGGCGACCCGCCTCGGCCTCGGCGCCGCGCTCGCGATGCGGATCGCCGAGGACCTCTACACGCAGGGGCTGATCAGCTACCCGCGCACGGACAACACGGTCTACCCGCGCAGCCTGGGGCTGCGCTCCCTCGTCGAGAAGTTCCGGGACGGCCCGTTCGGCGAGGCCGCGGAGTTCGTGCTCGGACAGCCTTCCTTCCGCCCGAGCCGGGGCCGCACCGAGACGACCGACCACCCACCGATCTATCCGACCGCCGCGGTCGATCCGAAGAAGCTGCGCCCGGACCATGCCCGCGTCTACGAGCTGGTCGTCCGTCGCTTCCTCGCGACCGTTGCGCCCGACGCCCTCGGGATCGCACGCCATGCCGAGATCCGCATCGCGGGCGAACCGTTCGAGGGGAAAGGACAGCAGCTGACCGACCCCGGCTGGTACCGCGTGTACCCGTACTCCCAGCCCGAAGAGTCCGCGATGCCGACGCTCGTCACAGGCCGGACCGTGCGGATCGTCCGGATCGAGCTCGTCCAGGACCAGACGAAGCCGCCGCGGCGCTTCTCCCAGGGCTCGCTGATCCAGGAGATGGAGCGGCTCGGCCTCGGCACGAAGAGTACACGGCACGATGTGCTGCAGAAGCTGTTCGACCGCCACTACGTGAGCCAGCGCCAGCTCGAGCCGACCTCGACCGGCATCGCGGTCACCGAGGCGCTGCGGGCGCACGCGCCCGTGATCACGCGCCCGGAAATGACCCATCGCCTGGAGGAGGACATGGAGCTCGTCGCCGAGTCCAAGAAGCCGAAGGCCGAGGTGATCGAGGAGTCGCGCGAGATGCTCCGCGAGGCGCACGCGCTCCTCGCCGCGAACGCCCCCGGGGTGAAGGAGACCCTGAGCGGCGCGCTCGACCGCCAGCACTTCGTCGGGCCCTGCCCCCGGTGCGGCGGGGCGCTCCTGTTGCAGCGGAGCCCGCGCGGCAGCCGGTGGATCCAGTGCGCCAACAACCCGGCCTCCTGCCCGGTCACCTACGCGCTGCCGAACGCCGGGTTCGTCGAGCCCGCCCCCGAGTTCCTCTGCGGAGTCTGCAAGGCGCCCCGCCTCAAGATCACGTTCCGGGGACAGCGCCCCGAGCTCTACTGCGTCAATCCGGAATGCGCCGAGCACCACCGCGCGTTCCGGATCGGCACCTGCCCCGTCAGCCGCCATCCGCTGGAGATCCGCTACTCCTTCCTCGGCAAGCGGTTCGTCGGCTGCACCGGCTACCCGGACTGCCGCGTGACCTATCCGCTGCCGCAGCGCGGCCGGCTCGACAAGGACCATCCGCCATGCCCGACCTGCGGCGCCCCGGTCGTCACCGCGATCGAGGCGGGCCGGCCTCCCTGGACCCTGTGTATCAACCCCGAGTGCCCGACGCGGGCGAAGGAGCCCGCCGCCCGCGGCGCGAAGAAGGCCGCGGCCCCCGCGCCGGCGGCGGGCCGGCGAACGCGCGCCGCGGGCGCCCCGCGGCGGCGCGCCGCGAGCCGCGGCGCGGCCCGCGCCAAGCGTCCGGCGTCGGCCGACGCCGTCCCGGCCGCCGGCAGCGTTCCCGCACCCCCGTAG
- a CDS encoding Zn-ribbon domain-containing OB-fold protein — protein sequence MRARPPTYTKFRDVQAELERSGAAIFRDAERVESLVIRYPYSIAYIHSYAEDSPFFLGLAEGKLRGSKCRRPKCGFAYATPRSHCMVCGAPTEWMDLPTAGRVHSWTTCHFGSEAFLKETPYNLAMVEFDGVGSLLLVRLRDCVESELYVGMPVEARFDPEPKYLVTDVWFVPKR from the coding sequence ATGCGCGCGCGTCCGCCGACCTACACAAAGTTCCGCGACGTGCAGGCCGAGCTCGAGCGGAGCGGCGCGGCGATCTTCCGCGACGCTGAGCGCGTCGAGAGCCTCGTGATCCGGTACCCGTACTCGATCGCCTACATCCACAGTTACGCCGAGGACTCGCCGTTCTTCCTCGGCCTCGCCGAAGGTAAGCTGCGGGGCTCGAAGTGCCGGCGCCCGAAGTGCGGCTTCGCCTACGCGACGCCCCGCTCGCACTGCATGGTCTGCGGGGCCCCGACCGAGTGGATGGACCTTCCGACCGCGGGGCGCGTCCACTCCTGGACGACGTGCCACTTCGGCAGCGAGGCGTTCCTGAAGGAGACCCCGTACAACCTCGCGATGGTCGAGTTCGACGGCGTGGGCAGCCTGCTGCTCGTGCGCCTGCGCGATTGCGTCGAGTCCGAGCTGTATGTCGGCATGCCGGTCGAGGCCCGCTTCGACCCCGAGCCGAAGTACCTCGTGACGGACGTCTGGTTCGTGCCGAAGCGCTAG
- a CDS encoding thiolase domain-containing protein (Catalyzes the synthesis of acetoacetyl coenzyme A from two molecules of acetyl coenzyme A. It can also act as a thiolase, catalyzing the reverse reaction and generating two-carbon units from the four-carbon product of fatty acid oxidation), giving the protein MPVRSKARPRARAAPPARRRTPKRLTPTTKGRRVYMVTGGVTKFAKAHPSMDFRLMVKRAYDYALKGIPNLTKDRIDGTRISYFSDHFSRQLKAASMVQDYLGMNPKGSVRIEWGGATGGECFQAAYEAVASGRMDVCLGAGYETMSRVATWKGNEFIALASDTNFDFPLGGFYTGYYALMVVRHIYEYLRLRKFAGVKDEREAQRLAIAEGSRIMSLVSVKNHRNALHNPYAQYPKRLTVDDVLRSEMISYPLTREQICTMSDGAACVVLCTEERAREFTDRPVRVIGVGTGTDTMRLADRPFGKVPLLPHERASDYEDLPYPGIHSFRAGRAAGIEAYRMAGITHPNTELDFIELHDAYASSEIQTYEDLGLCRYGEGYGFVERGDPFLKGIDYGFPTPRAGAIPVNPSGGLIACGHPVGATGLMQGVFAFWQLQGAIAQHFGDPTLQIANARRGAIHSHAGTGSAVTVSILERGF; this is encoded by the coding sequence TTGCCGGTTCGTAGCAAGGCCCGACCGCGGGCCCGCGCCGCGCCGCCCGCCCGGCGGCGAACACCGAAGCGACTCACGCCGACCACGAAAGGCCGCCGGGTGTACATGGTGACCGGCGGCGTCACCAAATTCGCGAAGGCGCACCCGTCAATGGACTTCCGCCTGATGGTCAAGCGCGCCTACGATTACGCGCTCAAGGGGATCCCGAACCTCACGAAGGACCGGATCGACGGGACCCGGATCTCCTACTTCTCCGACCACTTCTCCCGCCAATTGAAGGCCGCGAGCATGGTCCAGGACTACCTCGGGATGAACCCGAAGGGCTCCGTGCGCATCGAGTGGGGCGGCGCCACCGGCGGGGAGTGCTTCCAGGCGGCGTACGAGGCCGTCGCGAGCGGGCGGATGGACGTCTGTCTCGGCGCCGGCTACGAGACGATGAGCCGGGTCGCGACCTGGAAGGGGAACGAGTTCATCGCGCTCGCCTCCGACACGAACTTCGACTTCCCGCTCGGGGGGTTCTACACGGGCTACTACGCGCTGATGGTCGTCCGCCACATCTACGAGTACCTTCGCCTGCGCAAGTTCGCGGGCGTCAAGGACGAACGCGAGGCCCAGCGCCTGGCGATCGCCGAGGGCAGCCGGATCATGAGCCTCGTCTCGGTGAAGAACCACCGCAACGCCCTGCACAACCCCTACGCCCAGTACCCCAAGCGCCTGACCGTCGACGACGTCCTGCGCTCGGAGATGATCAGCTACCCGCTCACCCGCGAGCAGATCTGCACGATGAGCGACGGCGCGGCGTGCGTCGTCCTGTGCACCGAGGAACGGGCCAGGGAGTTCACCGACCGACCGGTCCGCGTCATCGGGGTCGGGACCGGCACCGACACGATGCGGCTCGCCGACCGGCCGTTCGGCAAGGTGCCGCTGCTCCCCCACGAGCGCGCGAGCGACTACGAGGACCTGCCGTACCCGGGGATCCACTCCTTCCGGGCGGGCCGCGCGGCCGGCATCGAGGCCTACCGGATGGCGGGGATCACGCACCCGAACACCGAGCTCGACTTCATCGAGCTCCACGACGCCTACGCGTCGAGCGAGATCCAGACCTACGAGGACCTCGGGCTCTGCCGCTACGGCGAGGGCTACGGGTTCGTGGAGCGGGGCGACCCGTTCCTGAAGGGGATCGACTACGGTTTCCCGACGCCGCGCGCAGGCGCCATCCCCGTGAACCCGTCCGGCGGGCTCATCGCGTGCGGCCACCCGGTGGGCGCGACCGGCCTCATGCAGGGCGTCTTCGCCTTCTGGCAGCTCCAGGGCGCGATCGCCCAGCACTTCGGGGACCCGACCCTCCAGATCGCGAACGCCCGCCGCGGCGCGATCCACAGCCACGCGGGCACCGGCTCGGCGGTCACCGTCTCGATCCTCGAGCGGGGGTTCTGA